In Kogia breviceps isolate mKogBre1 chromosome 19, mKogBre1 haplotype 1, whole genome shotgun sequence, a single genomic region encodes these proteins:
- the TMEM94 gene encoding transmembrane protein 94 isoform X7 produces the protein MDLKEKRTGEAPLALGLSTRKALSILKEQLEAVLDGHLKERKKCLTWKEMWRSSFLHHGNRCSCFHWPGASLMLLAVLLLLGCYGGQPAGSPGAELVNASALFLLLLLDLVLIGRQGRLKRREVERRLRGIIDQIQDALRDGKEIRWLDAMYPDLHMPFAPSWSLHWAYRDGHLVNLPVSLLVEGDIIALRPGQESFASLRGIKDDEHIVLEPGDLFPPFSPPPSPRGEVKKGPQNPQQHRLFRVLETPVIDNIRWCLDMALSRPVTALDNERFTVQSVMLHYAVPVVLAGFLITNALRFMLNGPGVTTWQYTLLQLQVNGVLPILPLLFPVLWVLATACGEARVLAQMSKASPSSLLAKFSEDTLSSYTEAVSSQEMLRCIWGHFLRVIQGTSPTLSHSSSLLHSLGSVTVLCCVDKQGILSWPNPSPETVLFFSGKVEPPHSSHEDLTDGLSTRSFCHPEVEEEPHELDALLAGSLNPTLHLSNEQERGTWPGDGPKAPEPSSHHRAHGRSKHLSGSSVSFSRDTEGGEEDPGKTQHGLEGEPYEAEDFVCDYHLEMLSLSQDQQNPSCIQFDDSNWQLHLTSLKPLGLNVLLNLCNASVTERLCRFSDHLCNIALQESHSTVLPVHVPWGLCELARLIGFTPGAKELFKQGNHLALYRLPSAETMKETSLGRLSCVTKRRPPLSHMISLFIKDTTTSTEQMLSHGTADVVLEACTDFWDGADIYPLSGSDRKKVLDFYQRACLSGYCSAFAYKPMSCALSSQLNGKCIELVQAPGQSSVFTTCELPSTIPIKLSARRSSWSSDGIGEVLEKEDCMQALSGQIFMGMVSSQYQARLDIVRLIDGLVNACIRFVYFSLEDELKSKVFAEKMGLETGWNCHVSLTPNGDMPGSEIPPSSPSHAGSLHDDLNQVSRDDAEGLLLMEEEGHSDLISFQPTDSDLPSFLEDCNRAKLPRGIHQVRPHLQNIDNVPLLVPLFTDCTPETMCEMIKIMQEYGEVTCCLGSSANLRNSCLFLQSDISIALDPLYPSRCSWETFGYATSTSMAQASDGLSPLQLSGQLNSLPCSLTFRQEETISVIRLIEQARHATYGIRKCFLFLLQCQLTLVAIQLPPILSTTDILWLSCFCYPLLSISLLGKPPHSSIMSMATGKNLQSIPKKTQHYFLLCFLLKFSFTISSCLVCFGFTLQSFCDSSRVRNLTNCSSIMLPSHADTAPAWFDDFANGLLPAQKLAAALTVLHTVFISITHVHRTKPLWRKSPLTNPWWTVAVPVVLLGQVVQTAVDLQLWTHRDSRVHFGLEDVPLLTWLLGCLSLLLVVVTNEIVKLHEIRVRVRYQKRQKLQFETKLGMNSPF, from the exons GGCGAGGCCCCCTTGGCCCTGGGCCTGTCCACCCGGAAGGCCCTCAGCATCCTGAAGGAGCAGCTGGAGGCGGTGCTGGACGGCCACCTAAAAGAACGGAAGAAATGTCTCACATGGAAG gagATGTGGAGAAGCAGCTTCCTGCACCACGGTAACCGCTGCTCCTGTTTCCACTGGCCCGGCGCCTCCCTCATGCTCCTGGccgtgctgctgctgctgggctgCTACGGGGGCCAGCCGGCTGGCAG CCCCGGGGCGGAGCTGGTGAACGCCTCTGCGCTCTTCCTCTTGCTGCTTCTCGACCTCGTCCTCATTGGGCGGCAGGGTCGGCTGAAGCGTCGGGAGGTAGAACGGAGACTCCGAGGGATCATTGACCAAATCCAAG ATGCCCTCAGGGATGGCAAGGAGATCAGGTGGCTAGATGCCATGTACCCAGACCTCCACATGCCCTTTGCACCATCCTGGTCCCTACACTGGGCCTACAGAGATGGACATCTGGTCAACCTGCCAGTTAGCCTGTTGGTAGAAGGAGACATCATAGCTCTGAGGCCTGGCCAAGAATCGTTTGCTTCTCTGAGGGGGATCAAG GATGATGAGCACATCGTCCTGGAGCCGGGAGACCTGTTTCCACCTTTCtctccgcccccctccccccggggaGAAGTGAAGAAAGGGCCACAGAACCCCCAGCAGCACCGGCTCTTCCGCGTCCTTGAGACCCCCGTGATCGACAACATCAG GTGGTGCCTGGACATGGCCCTGTCCCGCCCAGTCACCGCCCTGGACAACGAGAGGTTCACGGTGCAGTCAGTGATGCTGCACTATGCGGTGCCCGTGGTCCTG GCTGGCTTCCTCATCACCAACGCCCTGCGCTTTATGCTGAATGGCCCTGGCGTCACGACCTGGCAGTACACCCTCCTCCAGCTGCAG GTGAATGGCGTCCTACCCATCCTCCCCTTGCTGTTCCCTGTCCTCTGGGTCCTGGCAACTGCCTGTGGAGAAGCCCGCGTCCTGGCCCAGATGAGCAAGGCTTCCCCCAGCTCCCTG CTGGCCAAGTTCTCGGAGGACACTCTGAGCAGCTACACCGAAGCCGTCTCCTCTCAG GAAATGCTGCGCTGCATTTGGGGCCACTTCCTGCGGGTGATCCAGGGGACGTCTCCTACGCTGAGCCACAGCTCCAGCCTGCTGCACAGCCTGGGCTCCGTCACG GTCCTGTGCTGTGTGGACAAACAGGGCATCCTGTCGTGGCCCAACCCCAGCCCGGAGACCGTGCTGTTCTTCAGCGGAAAGGTGGAGCCCCCGCACAGCAGCCACGAGGACCTAACGGATGGCCTGTCCACCCGCTCCTTTTGCCATCCCGAGGTCGAGGAGGAG CCCCATGAACTTGACGCCCTCCTGGCCGGCTCCCTGAACCCTACCCTGCACCTTTCCAACGAGCAGGAGCGTGGCACCTGGCCAGGCGACGGCCCCAAGGCCCCCGAGCCCTCCTCTCACCACAGAGCACACGGCCGCAGCAAACACCTGTCCGGCTCCAGCGTGAGCTTCAGCAGGGACACAGAGGGTGGTGAAGAAGACCCCGGCaag ACCCAGCACGGGCTGGAGGGTGAGCCCTACGAAGCCGAGGACTTCGTGTGCGACTACCACCTGGAGATGCTGAGCCTGTCCCAGGACCAGCAGAATCCCTCCTGCATCCAGTTCGATGACTCCAACTGGCAGCTCCACCTCACCTCCCTCAAGCCCCTGGGCCTCAACGTGCTGCTGAACCTGTGCAACGCCAGCGTCACCGAGCGGCTGTGCCGGTTCTCAGACCACCTGTGCAACATCGCCCTGCAGGAGAGCCACAGCACCGTGCTGCCCGTGCACGTGCCCTGGGGCCTCTGCGAGCTCGCCCGCCTCATTG GCTTCACTCCCGGGGCCAAGGAGCTCTTCAAGCAGGGGAACCACCTTGCGCTCTACCGCCTCCCCAGCGCCGAGACCATGAAGGAGACCTCACTGGGGAGGCTCTCCTGTGTCACCAAGCGGCGCCCCCCGCTCAGCCACATGATCAGCCTCTTCATCAAGGACACCACCACCA GCACAGAACAGATGCTGTCCCACGGCACCGCAGACGTGGTCTTGGAGGCCTGCACAGACTTCTGGGACGGGGCCGACATCTACCCTCTTTCGGGTTCCGACAG GAAGAAAGTGCTGGATTTCTACCAGCGAGCCTGCCTGTCTGGTTACTGCTCGGCCTTCGCCTACAAGCCCATGAGCTGTGCCCTGTCGTCCCAGCTCAACGGCAAGTGCATCGAGCTGGTGCAGGCGCCCGGCCAGAGCAGCGTCTTCACCACGTGCGAGCTGCCCAGCACCATTCCCATCAAGCTGAGTGCCCGCCGCAGCAGCTGGAGCTCAGACG GGATCGGGGAGGTGCTGGAGAAGGAAGACTGCATGCAGGCCCTGAGCGGGCAGATCTTCATGGGCATGGTGTCCTCCCAGTACCAGGCCCGGCTGGACATCGTGCGTCTCATCGACGGGCTGGTCAATGCCTGCATCCGCTTCGTCTACTTCTCTTTGGAGGATGAGCTCAAAagcaag GTGTTTGCAGAAAAGATGGGCCTGGAGACGGGCTGGAATTGTCACGTCTCCCTCACGCCCAATGGTGACATGCCCGGCTCTGAGATCCCCCCCTCCAGCCCTAGCCACGCTGGATCCCTGCACGATGACCTGAATCAGG TGTCCCGAGATGATGCGGAAGGGCTCCTCCTAATGGAGGAGGAGGGTCACTCGGACCTCATTAGCTTCCAGCCCACGGACAGCGACCTCCCCAGCTTCCTGGAGGACTGCAACCGG GCCAAGCTGCCGCGGGGCATCCACCAGGTGCGGCCCCACCTGCAGAACATCGACAACGTGCCCCTGCTCGTGCCCCTCTTCACCGACTGCACCCCCGAGA CCATGTGTGAGATGATCAAGATCATGCAGGAGTACGGGGAGGTGACCTGCTGCCTGGGCAGCTCTGCCAACCTGCGGAACAGCTGCCTCTTCCTCCAGAGCGATATCAG CATTGCCCTGGATCCCCTGTACCCCTCCCGCTGCTCCTGGGAGACCTTTGGCTACGCCACCAGCACCAGCATGGCCCAGGCCTCGGACGGCCTTTCTCCTCTGCAGCTCTCGGGGCAGCTCAACAGCCTGCCCTGCTCCCTGACCTTCCGCCAGGAGGAGACCATCAGCGTCATCCGGCTCATCGAGCAG GCTCGGCACGCCACCTACGGCATTCGCAAGTGCTTCCTCTTCCTGCTGCAGTGCCAGCTGACTCTCGTGGCCATCCAG CTGCCGCCAATCCTGAGCACCACCGACATCCTGTGGCTGTCCTGCTTTTGCTACCCTCTGCTCAG CATCTCTTTGCTGGGGAAGCCCCCCCATAGCTCCATCATGTCTATGGCAACGGGGAAAAACCTTCAGTCCATTCCTAAGAAG ACCCAGCACTACTTCCTGCTCTGCTTCTTGCTCAAGTTCAGCTTCACCATCAGCTCCTGCCTCGTCTGCTTTGGCTTCACACTGCAGAGCTTCTGCGACAGCTCCCGGGTCCGTAACCTCACCAACTGCTCCTCCATCATGCTGCCCAG CCACGCCGACACGGCTCCGGCCTGGTTTGACGACTTCGCCAACGGGCTGCTGCCGGCTCAGAAGCTCGCTGCCGCCCTGAC
- the TMEM94 gene encoding transmembrane protein 94 isoform X13, translating to MDLKEKRTGEAPLALGLSTRKALSILKEQLEAVLDGHLKERKKCLTWKEMWRSSFLHHGNRCSCFHWPGASLMLLAVLLLLGCYGGQPAGSPGAELVNASALFLLLLLDLVLIGRQGRLKRREVERRLRGIIDQIQDALRDGKEIRWLDAMYPDLHMPFAPSWSLHWAYRDGHLVNLPVSLLVEGDIIALRPGQESFASLRGIKDDEHIVLEPGDLFPPFSPPPSPRGEVKKGPQNPQQHRLFRVLETPVIDNIRWCLDMALSRPVTALDNERFTVQSVMLHYAVPVVLAGFLITNALRFMLNGPGVTTWQYTLLQLQVNGVLPILPLLFPVLWVLATACGEARVLAQMSKASPSSLLAKFSEDTLSSYTEAVSSQEMLRCIWGHFLRVIQGTSPTLSHSSSLLHSLGSVTVLCCVDKQGILSWPNPSPETVLFFSGKVEPPHSSHEDLTDGLSTRSFCHPEVEEEERGTWPGDGPKAPEPSSHHRAHGRSKHLSGSSVSFSRDTEGGEEDPGKTQHGLEGEPYEAEDFVCDYHLEMLSLSQDQQNPSCIQFDDSNWQLHLTSLKPLGLNVLLNLCNASVTERLCRFSDHLCNIALQESHSTVLPVHVPWGLCELARLIGFTPGAKELFKQGNHLALYRLPSAETMKETSLGRLSCVTKRRPPLSHMISLFIKDTTTSTEQMLSHGTADVVLEACTDFWDGADIYPLSGSDRKKVLDFYQRACLSGYCSAFAYKPMSCALSSQLNGKCIELVQAPGQSSVFTTCELPSTIPIKLSARRSSWSSDEGIGEVLEKEDCMQALSGQIFMGMVSSQYQARLDIVRLIDGLVNACIRFVYFSLEDELKSKVFAEKMGLETGWNCHVSLTPNGDMPGSEIPPSSPSHAGSLHDDLNQVSRDDAEGLLLMEEEGHSDLISFQPTDSDLPSFLEDCNRAKLPRGIHQVRPHLQNIDNVPLLVPLFTDCTPETMCEMIKIMQEYGEVTCCLGSSANLRNSCLFLQSDISIALDPLYPSRCSWETFGYATSTSMAQASDGLSPLQLSGQLNSLPCSLTFRQEETISVIRLIEQARHATYGIRKCFLFLLQCQLTLVAIQLPPILSTTDILWLSCFCYPLLSISLLGKPPHSSIMSMATGKNLQSIPKKTQHYFLLCFLLKFSFTISSCLVCFGFTLQSFCDSSRVRNLTNCSSIMLPSHADTAPAWFDDFANGLLPAQKLAAALTVLHTVFISITHVHRTKPLWRKSPLTNPWWTVAVPVVLLGQVVQTAVDLQLWTHRDSRVHFGLEDVPLLTWLLGCLSLLLVVVTNEIVKLHEIRVRVRYQKRQKLQFETKLGMNSPF from the exons GGCGAGGCCCCCTTGGCCCTGGGCCTGTCCACCCGGAAGGCCCTCAGCATCCTGAAGGAGCAGCTGGAGGCGGTGCTGGACGGCCACCTAAAAGAACGGAAGAAATGTCTCACATGGAAG gagATGTGGAGAAGCAGCTTCCTGCACCACGGTAACCGCTGCTCCTGTTTCCACTGGCCCGGCGCCTCCCTCATGCTCCTGGccgtgctgctgctgctgggctgCTACGGGGGCCAGCCGGCTGGCAG CCCCGGGGCGGAGCTGGTGAACGCCTCTGCGCTCTTCCTCTTGCTGCTTCTCGACCTCGTCCTCATTGGGCGGCAGGGTCGGCTGAAGCGTCGGGAGGTAGAACGGAGACTCCGAGGGATCATTGACCAAATCCAAG ATGCCCTCAGGGATGGCAAGGAGATCAGGTGGCTAGATGCCATGTACCCAGACCTCCACATGCCCTTTGCACCATCCTGGTCCCTACACTGGGCCTACAGAGATGGACATCTGGTCAACCTGCCAGTTAGCCTGTTGGTAGAAGGAGACATCATAGCTCTGAGGCCTGGCCAAGAATCGTTTGCTTCTCTGAGGGGGATCAAG GATGATGAGCACATCGTCCTGGAGCCGGGAGACCTGTTTCCACCTTTCtctccgcccccctccccccggggaGAAGTGAAGAAAGGGCCACAGAACCCCCAGCAGCACCGGCTCTTCCGCGTCCTTGAGACCCCCGTGATCGACAACATCAG GTGGTGCCTGGACATGGCCCTGTCCCGCCCAGTCACCGCCCTGGACAACGAGAGGTTCACGGTGCAGTCAGTGATGCTGCACTATGCGGTGCCCGTGGTCCTG GCTGGCTTCCTCATCACCAACGCCCTGCGCTTTATGCTGAATGGCCCTGGCGTCACGACCTGGCAGTACACCCTCCTCCAGCTGCAG GTGAATGGCGTCCTACCCATCCTCCCCTTGCTGTTCCCTGTCCTCTGGGTCCTGGCAACTGCCTGTGGAGAAGCCCGCGTCCTGGCCCAGATGAGCAAGGCTTCCCCCAGCTCCCTG CTGGCCAAGTTCTCGGAGGACACTCTGAGCAGCTACACCGAAGCCGTCTCCTCTCAG GAAATGCTGCGCTGCATTTGGGGCCACTTCCTGCGGGTGATCCAGGGGACGTCTCCTACGCTGAGCCACAGCTCCAGCCTGCTGCACAGCCTGGGCTCCGTCACG GTCCTGTGCTGTGTGGACAAACAGGGCATCCTGTCGTGGCCCAACCCCAGCCCGGAGACCGTGCTGTTCTTCAGCGGAAAGGTGGAGCCCCCGCACAGCAGCCACGAGGACCTAACGGATGGCCTGTCCACCCGCTCCTTTTGCCATCCCGAGGTCGAGGAGGAG GAGCGTGGCACCTGGCCAGGCGACGGCCCCAAGGCCCCCGAGCCCTCCTCTCACCACAGAGCACACGGCCGCAGCAAACACCTGTCCGGCTCCAGCGTGAGCTTCAGCAGGGACACAGAGGGTGGTGAAGAAGACCCCGGCaag ACCCAGCACGGGCTGGAGGGTGAGCCCTACGAAGCCGAGGACTTCGTGTGCGACTACCACCTGGAGATGCTGAGCCTGTCCCAGGACCAGCAGAATCCCTCCTGCATCCAGTTCGATGACTCCAACTGGCAGCTCCACCTCACCTCCCTCAAGCCCCTGGGCCTCAACGTGCTGCTGAACCTGTGCAACGCCAGCGTCACCGAGCGGCTGTGCCGGTTCTCAGACCACCTGTGCAACATCGCCCTGCAGGAGAGCCACAGCACCGTGCTGCCCGTGCACGTGCCCTGGGGCCTCTGCGAGCTCGCCCGCCTCATTG GCTTCACTCCCGGGGCCAAGGAGCTCTTCAAGCAGGGGAACCACCTTGCGCTCTACCGCCTCCCCAGCGCCGAGACCATGAAGGAGACCTCACTGGGGAGGCTCTCCTGTGTCACCAAGCGGCGCCCCCCGCTCAGCCACATGATCAGCCTCTTCATCAAGGACACCACCACCA GCACAGAACAGATGCTGTCCCACGGCACCGCAGACGTGGTCTTGGAGGCCTGCACAGACTTCTGGGACGGGGCCGACATCTACCCTCTTTCGGGTTCCGACAG GAAGAAAGTGCTGGATTTCTACCAGCGAGCCTGCCTGTCTGGTTACTGCTCGGCCTTCGCCTACAAGCCCATGAGCTGTGCCCTGTCGTCCCAGCTCAACGGCAAGTGCATCGAGCTGGTGCAGGCGCCCGGCCAGAGCAGCGTCTTCACCACGTGCGAGCTGCCCAGCACCATTCCCATCAAGCTGAGTGCCCGCCGCAGCAGCTGGAGCTCAGACG AAGGGATCGGGGAGGTGCTGGAGAAGGAAGACTGCATGCAGGCCCTGAGCGGGCAGATCTTCATGGGCATGGTGTCCTCCCAGTACCAGGCCCGGCTGGACATCGTGCGTCTCATCGACGGGCTGGTCAATGCCTGCATCCGCTTCGTCTACTTCTCTTTGGAGGATGAGCTCAAAagcaag GTGTTTGCAGAAAAGATGGGCCTGGAGACGGGCTGGAATTGTCACGTCTCCCTCACGCCCAATGGTGACATGCCCGGCTCTGAGATCCCCCCCTCCAGCCCTAGCCACGCTGGATCCCTGCACGATGACCTGAATCAGG TGTCCCGAGATGATGCGGAAGGGCTCCTCCTAATGGAGGAGGAGGGTCACTCGGACCTCATTAGCTTCCAGCCCACGGACAGCGACCTCCCCAGCTTCCTGGAGGACTGCAACCGG GCCAAGCTGCCGCGGGGCATCCACCAGGTGCGGCCCCACCTGCAGAACATCGACAACGTGCCCCTGCTCGTGCCCCTCTTCACCGACTGCACCCCCGAGA CCATGTGTGAGATGATCAAGATCATGCAGGAGTACGGGGAGGTGACCTGCTGCCTGGGCAGCTCTGCCAACCTGCGGAACAGCTGCCTCTTCCTCCAGAGCGATATCAG CATTGCCCTGGATCCCCTGTACCCCTCCCGCTGCTCCTGGGAGACCTTTGGCTACGCCACCAGCACCAGCATGGCCCAGGCCTCGGACGGCCTTTCTCCTCTGCAGCTCTCGGGGCAGCTCAACAGCCTGCCCTGCTCCCTGACCTTCCGCCAGGAGGAGACCATCAGCGTCATCCGGCTCATCGAGCAG GCTCGGCACGCCACCTACGGCATTCGCAAGTGCTTCCTCTTCCTGCTGCAGTGCCAGCTGACTCTCGTGGCCATCCAG CTGCCGCCAATCCTGAGCACCACCGACATCCTGTGGCTGTCCTGCTTTTGCTACCCTCTGCTCAG CATCTCTTTGCTGGGGAAGCCCCCCCATAGCTCCATCATGTCTATGGCAACGGGGAAAAACCTTCAGTCCATTCCTAAGAAG ACCCAGCACTACTTCCTGCTCTGCTTCTTGCTCAAGTTCAGCTTCACCATCAGCTCCTGCCTCGTCTGCTTTGGCTTCACACTGCAGAGCTTCTGCGACAGCTCCCGGGTCCGTAACCTCACCAACTGCTCCTCCATCATGCTGCCCAG CCACGCCGACACGGCTCCGGCCTGGTTTGACGACTTCGCCAACGGGCTGCTGCCGGCTCAGAAGCTCGCTGCCGCCCTGAC